The following proteins are encoded in a genomic region of Glycine max cultivar Williams 82 chromosome 18, Glycine_max_v4.0, whole genome shotgun sequence:
- the LOC100787537 gene encoding homeobox-leucine zipper protein ANTHOCYANINLESS 2, producing MSFGGFLETKQSDGGGGRIVVSDIPYNSNNGSNHSNDIMPSGAISLPRLATPTLAKSMFNSPGLSLALQSDIDGQGDMNRLMPENFEQNGLRRSREEEHESRSGSDNMDGGSGDDFDAADNPPRKKRYHRHTPQQIQELESLFKECPHPDEKQRLELSRRLNLETRQVKFWFQNRRTQMKTQLERHENSLLRQENDKLRAENMSMREAMRNPICSNCGGPAMIGEISLEEQHLRIENARLKDELDRVCALAGKFLGRPVSSLTSSIGPPMPNSSLELGVGSNGFGQGLSTVPSTMPDFGVGISSPLAMVSPSSTRPTTTALVTPSGFDNRSIERSIVLELALAAMDELVKMAQTGEPLWIRSLEGGREILNHEEYTRTITPCIGLRPNGFVTEASRQTGMVIINSLALVETLMDSNRWSEMFPCMIARTSTAEVISNGINGTRNGALQLMHAELQVLSPLVPVREVNFLRFCKQHAEGLWAVVDVSIDTIRETSGAPTFVNCRRLPSGCVVQDMPNGYSKVTWVEHAEYDESQIHQLFRPLLSSGMGFGAQRWVTTLQRQCECLAILMSSAAPSREHSAISSGGRRSMLKLAHRMTNNFCSGVCASTVHKWNKLNAGNVGEDVRVMTRKSVDDPGEPPGIVLSAATSVWLPVSSQRLFDFLRDERLRSEWDILSNGGPMQEMAHIAKGQDHANCVSLLRASAINANQSSMLILQETCTDASGSLVVYAPVDIPAMHVVMNGGDSAYVALLPSGFAIVPDGSGEEQGGASQQRAASGCLLTVAFQILVNSLPTAKLTVESVETVNNLISCTVQKIKSALHCES from the exons ATGAGTTTTGGGGGGTTTCTTGAGACCAAACAAAGTGATGGAGGTGGTGGTAGGATTGTAGTTTCAGATATTCCTTACAACAGCAACAACGGTTCAAACCACAGCAACGATATAATGCCCTCTGGTGCAATCTCGCTGCCTCGTTTAGCCACTCCTACTTTGGCCAAATCCATGTTCAACTCTCCTGGCCTTTCTCTTGCACTT CAAAGTGATATAGATGGACAAGGGGATATGAACAGATTAATGCCCGAAAATTTTGAGCAGAATGGTTTGAGAAGGAGCCGGGAAGAGGAGCATGAAAGCAGATCTGGCAGTGACAACATGGATGGTGGTTCTGGTGATGATTTTGATGCTGCCGACAACCCACCGAGGAAAAAACGCTATCACCGACACACTCCTCAGCAAATTCAAGAGCTTGAATC GCTCTTCAAGGAGTGTCCTCACCCGGATGAGAAGCAAAGGCTTGAACTCAGCAGAAGGCTTAATTTGGAAACGAGGCAAGTAAAGTTTTGGTTCCAAAATCGAAGAACACAAATGAAG ACACAATTGGAACGGCACGAGAACTCGCTGCTAAGGCAAGAGAATGACAAGCTTAGAGCTGAAAACATGTCTATGAGGGAAGCCATGAGAAATCCCATATGCTCAAACTGTGGAGGTCCTGCTATGATCGGTGAAATTTCACTCGAAGAACAGCACCTCAGAATTGAGAATGCTAGATTGAAAGATGAACTAGACCGTGTTTGTGCACTCGCTGGCAAGTTTCTGGGTCGACCCGTTTCTTCTCTAACAAGCTCAATTGGGCCTCCAATGCCAAACTCAAGTTTGGAGCTTGGTGTTGGGAGCAATGGTTTTGGACAAGGTTTAAGCACTGTGCCTTCAACAATGCCTGATTTTGGGGTTGGAATATCAAGCCCTTTAGCCATGGTGTCACCTTCAAGTACTAGACCAACCACAACAGCATTGGTGACTCCTTCTGGCTTTGACAACAGATCAATTGAGAGGTCTATTGTTCTTGAACTTGCTTTGGCTGCAATGGATGAGTTGGTGAAGATGGCACAAACTGGTGAGCCTCTTTGGATCAGAAGCTTGGAAGGGGGAAGAGAAATTCTCAACCATGAGGAGTACACAAGGACTATCACTCCTTGCATTGGCTTGAGACCCAATGGCTTTGTCACTGAGGCTTCTAGACAAACTGGAATGGTCATCATAAACAGCTTGGCCCTTGTTGAAACATTAATGGACTCA AATCGTTGGTCAGAGATGTTCCCTTGTATGATTGCTAGAACCTCAACCGCTGAAGTTATATCTAATGGAATAAATGGAACTAGAAATGGTGCCCTTCAGCTA ATGCATGCTGAGCTTCAAGTTCTTTCTCCCTTGGTTCCTGTTCGTGAGGTCAATTTTCTACGCTTTTGCAAGCAGCACGCAGAGGGGTTATGGGCAGTGGTAGATGTGTCCATAGATACCATCCGAGAAACTTCTGGAGCACCCACTTTTGTGAACTGTAGGAGGCTTCCTTCTGGTTGCGTGGTGCAAGATATGCCAAATGGTTACTCTaag GTGACATGGGTGGAACATGCAGAATACGACGAAAGCCAAATTCACCAGCTCTTTAGACCCTTGTTGAGCTCAGGCATGGGGTTTGGTGCACAACGTTGGGTTACCACTCTTCAACGCCAATGCGAGTGCCTAGCCATTCTAATGTCCTCAGCAGCTCCCTCTAGAGAACATTCAG CAATAAGCTCAGGTGGAAGGAGAAGCATGTTGAAGCTGGCACATCGCATGACGAACAATTTCTGTTCGGGTGTGTGTGCCTCCACAGTGCACAAGTGGAACAAGCTGAACGCAGGAAACGTGGGGGAGGACGTGAGGGTGATGACCAGGAAGAGTGTGGACGACCCGGGCGAGCCGCCCGGGATCGTCCTAAGCGCTGCCACCTCAGTGTGGCTTCCCGTCTCGTCGCAGAGGCTCTTTGACTTCCTCCGCGACGAGCGGCTCCGAAGCGAGTGGGATATCCTCTCCAACGGTGGACCCATGCAAGAGATGGCTCACATTGCAAAGGGACAAGACCATGCTAACTGTGTCTCCCTCCTTAGAGCCAGT GCTATAAATGCGAACCAGAGCAGCATGTTGATTTTGCAGGAGACGTGCACCGACGCGTCGGGCTCGCTTGTGGTGTACGCGCCGGTGGACATTCCGGCGATGCACGTCGTGATGAACGGCGGCGACTCTGCTTACGTGGCGCTTCTCCCGTCAGGGTTCGCCATCGTGCCCGACGGGTCCGGCGAGGAGCAAGGTGGCGCGTCGCAGCAGAGGGCGGCGAGTGGGTGTCTTCTCACGGTGGCGTTTCAGATCCTTGTGAACAGCCTTCCGACGGCGAAGCTCACGGTGGAGTCGGTGGAGACGGTGAACAACCTCATCTCCTGCACCGTGCAGAAGATAAAATCAGCTCTTCATTGCGAGAGCTGA